In Eschrichtius robustus isolate mEscRob2 chromosome 11, mEscRob2.pri, whole genome shotgun sequence, the following proteins share a genomic window:
- the LOC137772213 gene encoding LOW QUALITY PROTEIN: olfactory receptor 52M1-like (The sequence of the model RefSeq protein was modified relative to this genomic sequence to represent the inferred CDS: inserted 1 base in 1 codon) — protein sequence MRTCVHMSNHSVTLPACSLDASPGIPAVVLYYCTSQATLNPQTCSCLLVNNACLVPTSFWLTDIPGLESLHIWLSIPFSSMYLVAVVGNVTILAXVKLERSLHQPMYFFLCMLAVIDLVLSTSTMPKLLTIFWFGACHIDLDTCLTQMFFIHCFVTVESGIFLAMAFDHYVAICDPLCHTSMLTHAVVGRLGLAALLHGVLYIGPLSLMILLRLPLYRTQIIAHSYCEYMAVVTLACSDTTVNNLYGMGIGFLVLILDSLAITASYVMIFRAVMGLATPEARLQTLGTCSSHICAILVFYIPIAVSSLTHCFGHHVPPHIHILLAKFYLFIPPILNPIVYAVHTKQIRERPLHILKSGAQPK from the exons atgcgaacgtgtgttcacatgtccaatcac tcagtaactcttcctgcctgttcacttgatgccagccccggTATACCAGCTGTTgtgctgtactactgtacttctcaag CTACTCTAAACCCTCAAACATGTTCATGTCTGCTTGTTAATAATGCCTGCTTGGTGCCTACTTCTTTCTGGCTTACTGACATCCCAGGGCTGGAGTCCCTGCACATCTGGCTCTCCATCCCCTTTAGCTCCATGTACCTGGTGGCTGTGGTGGGGAATGTGACCATCCTGG GGGTAAAGTTGGAGCGCAGCCTGCACCAGCCCATGTACTTCTTCCTGTGCATGTTGGCTGTCATTGACTTGGTCCTGTCAACCTCTACCATGCCCAAACTGCTAACCATCTTCTGGTTTGGTGCCTGTCACATTGACCTAGATACTTGCTTGACCCAAATGTTCTTTATCCACTGCTTCGTCACGGTAGAGTCAGGCATCTTCCTTGCCATGGCTTTTGATCACTATGTGGCCATCTGTGACCCACTATGCCACACCTCAATGCTCACCCATGCAGTGGTAGGACGTTTGGGCCTGGCTGCCCTCCTCCATGGAGTACTCTACATTGGACCTCTGTCCCTGATGATTCTCCTGAGGCTGCCCCTTTACCGGACCCAAATCATTGCCCACTCCTACTGTGAGTACATGGCCGTGGTCACCTTGGCATGTAGTGACACAACAGTCAACAACTTATATGGAATGGGAATTGGCTTCCTGGTATTGATCCTGGATTCATTAGCCATCACTGCCTCCTATGTGATGATTTTTAGGGCTGTAATGGGGTTGGCCACCCCTGAGGCTAGGCTTCAAACCCTAGGAACATGCAGTTCTCATATTTGTGCTATCCTTGTCTTCTATATCCCCATTGCTGTTTCCTCTCTCACTCACTGCTTTGGCCATCATGTCCCTCCCCATATCCATATCCTTTTGGCCAAATTTTACCTCTTCATTCCACCCATCCTCAACCCAATTGTCTATGCTGTTCACACTAAACAAATTCGAGAGAGACCTCTCCACATTCTTAAGTCAGGGGCTCAACCCAAGTGA